The Cyclopterus lumpus isolate fCycLum1 chromosome 1, fCycLum1.pri, whole genome shotgun sequence sequence ACTTGAAAAAGGACTTCAGTCGAGTTTTTAAAGAGTTTCCGGAAAGTAAATCTACACAAAATGGTTTTAAAACTCTTTGGAAAGTTTGAAAGTATGAAAGTTCATCATTAAGTACATACTTATGGATAAGATACACACCAAGTGTGTctatatgattttatttatacatataaatgtaatttgtgaaaatccccccccccccccacctaaTCACTGAGCGACCCCCTGAGGGGGGCCTGGACctcaggttgggaaccactgctctagGGAGATGTCACCAACATCACACATGCATGGTTAACATCTGGGACCTTCACTTTtattaatgcttttattttttaataactcCTGAAGCCGACTTGATTTCCAAAAAAGCACAAagaataaatttaaaataaaacaaaacacctTCAGGTTTGTTGGCTTCCTCTCGGTTAACCttcaagaaaagaaacacacggGAAGGAATTATATtccacaattttttttttaaaacacacacaaaacaagctgATTTTCAAACAGCCTCACCTGAGAGTCACAGGGTTTCCAAAAGGTACCAAAGAGCAGCAGAAATATGAGCAGCACACCTTTGGAGCTAAAGCTGTTCTCTCGTGGCATTATTACTAACTggagctttttcttttaataattttttcTGTTTGACTTCTTAAATGTGTGGAGGTGAAGGCCGGTCGAGCTTCACAGCTTCAGTTAAACTTGCTGGTTTCTTTTCCTGCGTCAGCAGCTGAAACTCATCAACCAGCTGATTGAGTTTCTCTTTGCGGGGGTGTTGGAACCGGCTTTGTCCACCAGAGGTCGCTGTTGCCTTTCCCCCCACATTCAGTCTTTTCAATCTCCTCTTCAGGTAAACTCTGTTTATGTGCAGTAACCACCTACATATTCTATTTTATAGTATATTAAGTGAATAATATAATAGGGCGTTGTGTCTGCCAACAGCTAGAAAATGGgtttataatattacatttattaataatacaagcacttttatttaatttttttacaataaatgcaACTAAAGTATTAAAAATAGAATATTCAAAAATGGAATCAAATctatttaaagacacaaacatgacatttttttaattcatttttttactgACTGGAAAATATTTTAATGACCAAAaccatttaaacaaacaatagaaaagAAGACTTTCATTTAAACCAAActcaatttattatttaaacacGCGTACTGtataaacacaaacacccagAATGAAAGCCCAGAAAGAGCAGCAAGTTTCACAATTatcatacaaatgtaaaattataatttaaaaagtttctgtgtgtatataaatatatatatattatatataataaatatatataattatgaatACAGACAAAACACTTCATACAGTCGTTTAAGTACAACACAGGTCGtaggtgtgtgtatttgtacctctTTAATTGCTCTTGCATAGTTTCTATTTTTACCTTTATTCCTATTCTTAGtttataaaattatttttttactggaaCACCTGAGTTTCTCCTCCGATCAATAAAGGAcgtatctcatctcatcttacaTCAGTCCTGTAAACAAAAAAGACCTGTAAACATTATATGCACAAGTGAAATCCATGTCTGGTAAACtccgtttttcttttgttttagctTAATAATGCTATAAAATACAAAAGTGTCTGGAAAGAAACCAACAGAGTCTGGTCACCTCCCAGGAGTTATCACCTTTCATTCTAAAATGTGATAACTCCATATTTTATGGATATACGTAGAGATATATCAgaacttaaagggacagttcacccgaTTATCACAAATACAGGTtttccctcttacctgtagttCTGTTTATTACATGTagattgttattttattatatttaaataataagcaAATGTCTCTACGGCCACCCAAACagctcacaccaaaacaattaAGATTAATGAATAGCACAACGGGTAAGAGGTCCGCCGACACGGTGTTGCCGAGCAGGAACACCGTCGCCACAGTGCGATCTTTGTGGGAGGagctttgtccccccccccccccccccactgtgaTTGGGTGGCTAgggataatttaaaaaaagcaacgGTGACGAACTGATGAAActgctgaagaaaaaaaaaaaaaagatcgtAATGCCAAACGCTCAGCGCAGAATTAACGCTGCAAAATAAATACAGGGCGTTCCAAACttttcaaataatttaaaaaatatgcagAATATGAGTCCTAAAATTAGCCGGCTAACGTGCAAAAAAGCTTGCGAGTTTTTGAATCTTTGGACCTCGCATTAGCATTAGAGTTAGAGAGGGAAAATGTTTGAGGTTTtcagagcatatatatatatatatatatatatatatatatatatatatatatatatatattacattacatgtcattgaGCTTTTGTCCAAAGCGACTTAGTGAATTCAACCATGAGTGCAAACTCAAGAataacaagaatcaagaaagtaacatttcttcaagaaagccaaactactaaaataccacaagtaataccacaagtaattgccattcaagtgccactgaagtgctaatctgtttttattcaaggtatagtcggaaaagatgtgtttttagtttccggcggaagatgtagagactttctggaTATGGTTACATATGGTTCTGCTTGGACTTGAGGATCGAACAGAACTAAACGAGGGATGAGGCGTTCACGGGCAGACGAGGTCCGGATGGACGATCCAGGACCAGATCCTCTTCATCTCCTGGGGCGTCCGGCTGTGCACCAGCATCAGGCTCCGGTAGACGCAGGGGCTGAACCTGTACTTCTCCTCGATGTTGAAGGTCCTGAAGCCGCTGTGCATCTCCGGAGCCAGGCCCAGTTTAGCCAGACACATCCCCGTGTAGACGTCGTCGATGGGGTACAGGACCACCCGCCGAGACGCGTTGTAGAGGCGCAGCGCCAACTCCCCAGAGTACAGGTACCCTCCGCCTCCCGCGTAAGGCGGGTACCGCCCCGCAAACACGCTCTCCGGGACAAAATACTTGAGCTTCCGGTCTCGGTGCGGACCGGCTTTGCTGATGACGTCGCCTATAAAGAAATCTCGGACCTTGCTCTCTGCGAGGCCTTCGAGGAGGTCGAGGACTCGCAGCGTGTTGATGAAGACGTCGTCGTCGCCCTTGAGGACGAACCGGGCGCTGGGGCAGTTTTGTCCGAACCACTTCAGGAAGAGCACCTCCTTCAGGGTCAGGTTGTAGAAGGAGTCCCTGTAGTCCCACTGGAGGAGGTCTCCGTGAAGCTCCGCCTCGTGGCCCAACATCCCCTGCAGGTCTGGCAGGAGGTCCGCCGACACGGTGTTGCCGAGCAGGAACACCGTCGCCACAGTGCGATTGGCCAGGGTGCCCACCCGACCCCACGTCTCGCGGATGGCCTGCCGCCGGTCGAAGTGCGGGATCAGGGACTTGACCGCCAGCAGCAGGAAGGGGTCCCCGTCGCAGACGCGGGACTGGTCGATCAGCATAGGGTATGTCCTGCAGCGCATGTGCAAGAGGAAATCCTGGAAGTGCTGCGGTAGGGAGTCGTAGTCCTCGATCTGTGCGGAGACCCTGGGGTCTGGTTCGCAGGGGTCGAGCGGCCCGGTGTCGTTCAGCCAATCGGGCAGCGAGCTGAGGATGGGGTTGTGGGTGAAGTCCAGGTACTGCTGCTCCTTGTTCCAGAAGGAGCCGCTCCGCTCCGGCACGCGCCAAAACTTCGTTGTCGGGATCAGGATCCTCTTGCGGACGCTTTTGGCGGGCCCGAAGTTCCACGGACACAGGACCAGGACGCAGACGAGGACAGCGAGCGCCACGCAGAGCACCCTCGTCTTTTGGCACGCCACCTGCATGGTGCCTCTTCTCTGCGCCTGCGCAGACAGATAAGGGAACGACAAATGTGAGAAAATCTGATTTAAAGTGTCGAAAGAAGACAAGTTCAAATCTGCAGAATCTGGACTCACAACAGAGACGGGAGATAGAGGGAGGTTTGGAAACATGGAGACGGCTCAACTCGAAGCTTCTAGAGAGAATGAAATGGTAAGAATCTGGATCATCagcagcagtccccccccccctgtttggTTTCAAAGCTCAGACCTTTGCACACTATccgcatttcttttcttttcttattttaatctCTAATCCTGCAGGAACGAGCCTAAGAGCATTTTGTTGTTCCTcgcctcctttctccctccttactccctcctccccctcctcctcctcctcctcctcctcctcttccctcggACGGGAATCACACGTTTCCAATTCAGCCGCCGCCGCGCATGACGCCGGTTTCCTGCCAGCATTCTGCTGAGCGACACAGACGAGCGCATTCATGAACCGGCGGCCTCGTTTTCCAGACAGAGGCGCCACTCGATGTCACCGTTGCCtctaaaatacttttatttaaagtttgaaattcatttgttttcacctATTTTTTTCCTCGACTTTTCTGGCATGAAGTTGTGTGAAGTTTAAAAAGTCGTACATCACCTGCGGCTGGGGTGGAGGTGATGGGTCAGTTGGGTCTGGTGGAGGCCCAGACCCCTCCTGGCCTCATGTGGACAAGATctagggtggaggaggaagaggaggaggaggaggaggtcgcTGTTCCTGGAGCCATCTGGAGTTCAACACAAAGACACTCCAGCCAGGGAGAAGACGTCCGCCATTATTATTTAGGGGTTGTTTTAATGACGAGGGATGCGATGCTCCGTTCGGACCGATGCTCTAAAGGAGGCGGAGCCAGACCCCGAAGAACCTGAACAACAGACGGGACaataaaaagttaatttaaGGGCGAATGTAATTTATTGCGGCTCGTAAAAGCCTGAACCATGAGAACGAGGTGATACGACTTGTTATAAAAAGCTGTAAATTCACATTGCGGTCGTGTCTTGATATCGATAAACCCGCCCCGATAATGCCGGTGTCAATATGAGagacaaggttttttttttttagaccaaaTTTCATATTGAATGCATTTGAGGAATTGATGGATCACGTCTGCTTACGATGGTTTAAAGGTTGAGAAAACAGAGAACGCGGCCTTATATTTCCATTTTAATGTTTGCATCTTGAATATTAACACTGATATTCATTGAAGGTCATTTTGTTTCCAGCTGAGAGAAGAtgctgttgttttaaaaaaaaaaaggtaaacaaagtcCTCTCGAGACTCTGAATGCTTAGAAAATGCTTCGGTTGAGCAAGAAATcggaagaaaatgaaagaaaagagcgGTTTATCtgtctattttttaaataaaaaaattaaaaataacgAGCAACAACACAGAAGCATGACAACATTCTTCTTCTGTTGATggtgatttaaaataaaatatttcagtTAAGTTTCCGCCCTGGTCTTTGAAACAAAAAGGCGTCAGAAGGCGAACGCAAAGTCTCCTTTGTGTGCAAAACAATTCATTATGAAATATGTAATTGTGTCCATTGTGCAACAAGGATTAATCAAAGGCTCGGTGGACTTCTCCCTCATACCGGTTTACTCGGCAGCATTTCAACCAGATCACTTTTGTCAGCTGACGgtttgaacaaaaaataaacaatgatatATTTAACTGTGATTTCATCtgttttataaaatgtcattCTGTTCTCAGTTTGTCCACACGAAATAATGAAGAACCTCTAAAATCAGGGTTTTTTTTACACGGCGAGGCCTCTGAGGGGCGGGGCCtgtgagggggcggggcctccgAGAGGCGGAGCCACAGGAACCCGTCAACAACTTCAGTGTTGCTTCTGTTCTGAaactgattttcttttaattaaaattcaCACAAACCACAAATCCTTTTCGTGTTTCCGTACATCACTTGATGACggataaatattttaataaaacgCCACTGAGTACATTTACTTCAAGTACTTCAAGTACAATTCTGACATTCTGCACCATCATTAGTTGTACTttatacatataacagcctacttattatatatatatatgtatatatatatatatatatatatatatatgatacacTACTATAATACTTATATACACAGAAGTACACAACGTATCTAAAAGTACGAACAACATCAAAATACTCATATATGTTTgttagaaataaaaacagaacaatattatattatatgatatcaGAGTACTTTTTACTTACTTTAAAGTAAATGTTGCCGTAAGTAACATTTTTGAATTCAGGACTTTAACCGCGACATTtaaactatttcttttttttaacatttatttaagcaatTGAGTTTCAATTGAAGGTGTCAATTCACATTGCAACGAAAAGGAGCTCCACCTTTTTGagttttaattataataaataacatgtaCCTCCATTGAAACTCTCATTTAGATTTACTGACTTTAATCTTACATTTCATACGCAAAACACtcacatttgatttttttcttcgaATAATTTCTATGATGTCCCCAAAAGTTAGAGTAATATAAAGTAATATAGaataattatgaataaaaacCTGATTGGTGCAATAAATGTCAAACTTCACCTGCAGTTCAGTACTTTTAGACAAAACC is a genomic window containing:
- the b3gnt2a gene encoding N-acetyllactosaminide beta-1,3-N-acetylglucosaminyltransferase 2a isoform X1; translation: MFPNLPLSPVSVAQRRGTMQVACQKTRVLCVALAVLVCVLVLCPWNFGPAKSVRKRILIPTTKFWRVPERSGSFWNKEQQYLDFTHNPILSSLPDWLNDTGPLDPCEPDPRVSAQIEDYDSLPQHFQDFLLHMRCRTYPMLIDQSRVCDGDPFLLLAVKSLIPHFDRRQAIRETWGRVGTLANRTVATVFLLGNTVSADLLPDLQGMLGHEAELHGDLLQWDYRDSFYNLTLKEVLFLKWFGQNCPSARFVLKGDDDVFINTLRVLDLLEGLAESKVRDFFIGDVISKAGPHRDRKLKYFVPESVFAGRYPPYAGGGGYLYSGELALRLYNASRRVVLYPIDDVYTGMCLAKLGLAPEMHSGFRTFNIEEKYRFSPCVYRSLMLVHSRTPQEMKRIWSWIVHPDLVCP
- the b3gnt2a gene encoding N-acetyllactosaminide beta-1,3-N-acetylglucosaminyltransferase 2a isoform X2, yielding MQVACQKTRVLCVALAVLVCVLVLCPWNFGPAKSVRKRILIPTTKFWRVPERSGSFWNKEQQYLDFTHNPILSSLPDWLNDTGPLDPCEPDPRVSAQIEDYDSLPQHFQDFLLHMRCRTYPMLIDQSRVCDGDPFLLLAVKSLIPHFDRRQAIRETWGRVGTLANRTVATVFLLGNTVSADLLPDLQGMLGHEAELHGDLLQWDYRDSFYNLTLKEVLFLKWFGQNCPSARFVLKGDDDVFINTLRVLDLLEGLAESKVRDFFIGDVISKAGPHRDRKLKYFVPESVFAGRYPPYAGGGGYLYSGELALRLYNASRRVVLYPIDDVYTGMCLAKLGLAPEMHSGFRTFNIEEKYRFSPCVYRSLMLVHSRTPQEMKRIWSWIVHPDLVCP